The nucleotide sequence GGGTGATGTTCAACGTCAACCGGCACCTCAACCTGACCAACGTCTGTTCCGCCTCGTGCGCGTACTGCTCGTTCCAGCGCAAGCCGGGCGAGAAGGACGCCTACACGATGCGCATCGACGAGGCGGTCCGCAAGGCCAAGGAGATGGAGGATGAGCAGCTCACCGAGCTGCACATCGTCAACGGCCTGCACCCGACCCTGCCGTGGCGCTACTACCCGAAGGTGCTCCGCGAGCTGAAGGCGGCGCTGCCGAAGGTCAACCTGAAGGCGTTCACCGCCACCGAGGTGCAGTGGTTCGAGAAGATCAGCGGCCTGGGCGCCGACCAGATCCTCGACGAGCTGATGGACGCCGGCCTGGAGTCGCTCACCGGCGGCGGCGCGGAGATCTTCGACTGGGAGGTCCGGCAGCACATCGTCGACCACGCCTGCCACTGGGAGGACTGGTCGCGCATCCACCGGCTGGCCCACTCGAAGGGCATGAAGACGCCGTCCACGATGCTCTACGGCCACATCGAGGAGCCCCGGCACCGGGTCGACCACGTGCTGCGGCTGCGCGAGCTGCAGGACGAGACCGGCGGCTTCCAGGTCTTCATCCCGCTGCGCTACCAGCACGACTTCGTCGACTCGGCGGACGGCAAGGTCCGCAACCGGATCCAGGCGCAGACCACGATGGCCTCGCCGGCCGAGTCGCTCAAGACGTTCGCCGTGTCCCGGCTGCTCTTCGACAACGTGCCGCACGTGAAGTGCTTCTGGGTCATGCACGGCCTCTCGGTGGCCCAGCTGTCGCTCAACTTCGGTGTCGACGACCTGGACGGCTCGGTCGTGGAATACAAGATCACCCACGACGCCGACTCGTACGGCACGCCGAACACCATGCACCGCGAGGACCTGCTCGACCTGATCTGGGACGCGGGCTTCCGCCCGGTCGAGCGGAACACCCGCTACGAGATCGTCCGCGAGTACGACGCGGCCCCGTCGCTGGCGGAGCGCCGCGCCGAGCCGCAGCAGGTCTGGGCCTGACCGCACGTCGATGAGCACCGAGGAGCAGCAGCGCAGCTTCCCCCGGCGGGACGCCGAGGGGCGCATCCTCACCCTGGGCGACCTGCTCGGGGTGAGTCTCGCCGGGCTGGTGATCGGGGTGCTGGCGCTGGTGCTCTTCGAGTGGGCCTTCGCCACCATGGGCGCGGGCGACTTCGGGCGGACCAACGGCTGGCTCGCGGTGATCCTGCCCCTCTGGCTGTTCTGGGACGACTTCCGGGCCTGGGAGTTCGGCGCGGCCCGGGTGCTCGCGGCGCTGGCCGGGCTCGCGCTCGGCGTCTTCGCCGGCCTGCTGGCGGCCGGCCTCGCCGCCGGCCTGCCGGCGCTGGTCTCCGGCGCGCTGGCGGCGGCGGTGTTCACGGTGGTCTACGCGGTGGTCTGGTTTCATGGCGTGCACTGGCTGGCCCGGCGGACGGGCTGAGGCGTGAGAGCGAAGGAAGTGGCGGCGTGAGCGCGAGGAGTGAGCCGGGTTTGCGAGCCCCGCAGTCGCGAACCGAGGCGTCGCAGTGAGCGCGGCGGTCAAGTACACGCTGGGCCGGATCGGGCTGTTCGTCGGCGTGCTGGCGGCCCTCTGGTTCGTCGAGATGAACATGTTCCTGCGGCTGATGCTGGCGCTGGTCTTCTCCGCGGCGCTGTCGTTCTTCCTGCTCCGCGGCTGGCGGGACGAGATGGCCGGGGAGATGGCCGAGGCGTCGGAGCGGCGCCGCGCGGAGAAGGACCGGCTGCGCTCCGCGCTGGCCGGTGAGGACCAGGCCGAGCGCTCCGACGAGCGCCGGGAGAGCTGACCGCCCGGAACGGGGCAGCGGGAAACGCCGCGGGCCGCTAGGGTCTGCCGCCGTGAGTTTCCTGAACACGATCAACGGGTGGCGGACGAAGGTCTTCGTCTGGATCGGCCTGCCGGTCATCGCCGCCATCGGACTGATGCTGAGCGTCACCGACCTCGCCCCGGCCTGGGAGGCGAAGAACGGTGGCGGCACGCCGGGCACCTTCACCGCGGTGAACGAGGAATGCGGCCGGCGTAACTGCGAGTGGCACGGGACCTTCGTCGCCACCGAGGGCGGCGCCAAGCGCGCCGACGTGATCCTCTACGACGCGCCGGACGAGCTGGCCGCGGGAGCCACCGCCCCGGCGCGCGACTCCGGTGCCCGGAAGGGCGTCTTCTCCACCGCGGGCGGCTCGACGTACCTGCTGGTCACCGGGCTCGCCCTGGCCGGCGTGGCCGCCCTGGTGGCCTGGGTGTGGATCATCGTGCGGGCGATCCGCAACCGCCGCCGGGCGAAGGAGCCCACGGCCCCGCCGGCCTCGTTCGCCCCGTCCGTCTGACCAGACCCGGGCCCGGCGCGATCCCCCAACGGGGGAACGCGCCGGGCCCGGGCGTTTCACCAGTTGGTCGAGCCCGGCACGACCGGCCAGGCCTTGTCGGTCGGCTTGATGAGGTACGCGATGCCGCCGGAGCCGGAGGCCACCGTGCCGTTCGCCCGGTACCGCTTGGTGCGCAGCCAGATCTGCTCGAACTGCTCCCGCTTGTACACGTTGCGCACGGCGTCGTTGGACGACGAGGCCGGGTCGTTGACGATCACGTCGCCGTCGGCGGTGAAGCCGACGATCACGAACAGGTGCCCGGAGGTGCCGTAGTTGGCCGTGTCCAGCTCGCTGGCCAGGAAGGACTGCGAGGTGATCACCGGGATGCCGGCCTTGATGAAGCGTTCCACCTCGTCCAGCGAGTGCATCCGGGTGACCCGGGCGTCCAGGCCCGGGAAGCTGGCCGCGTACGCGGTGTTGAACGGCCAGTTGCCGGCGCCCTCGTACTCGTAGTCGTAGGTCATCCGGGCCGCGTGGTCGACCGTGGGGTCGGCGTAGCTCGGGTCGACCCAGGCGGTGTCCTCGGCGGAGGGCTTACGGCCCCAGTACTCGACCACCATCTCGGTCGAGGTGGGCGAGCACCAGGCCTCCCCGCCGTTGTCGAACTCGGGGTACTCGCCGATGTGGACGTTCTGCGAGTAGCGCGGCACGGCCAGTTCGGTGCCCCAGGCGATGCCGCCCTTGCTCGGGGCGACGGTGAACCGGTCCGGCACGTTGGAGCTCATGGCGCCGAGCATCCAGACCCGCGGCGAGGCGGTCTGCCCCGGCGCGCGGTAGAGGGTCAGCCGGAGCTGGTACGACCGCAGCAGCACACCCGCCTTGGCGTTGTCGATGGAGAACGTGTCGGTCCAGATGGTCGACCAGGGGTCACCCTGGCCGTCCAGCGTCGACCGCTTGATGTCCTGGTCGCCGGAGGCCCAGCGGCCCATGACGTACCAGCCGTCCCTGCCGGCCCCCTCGTCGGTGTGCTGCCCGTTGTTGTAGGTGCCGTGCAGCTCGACCTGGATCCAGGTGCCGGCCGGGGTCGCGGCGTTCCACGACGCGACCAGCTCGCTGGCGTCGAAGCCGACCTGCCGCTCGGGCGAGGTCCAGGTCGCGTACTCCCAGGTCCGGGTCGTGCCGGTGTGCTCGTCGGTGAACTCGGTGGTGCCGGCCGGCTGACCGATGGTGATGCCGGTGCGGTGCCCCGGGATGGCGTACGTGCCCTGGTGGGTGCCGCCGCTCCAGTCCGGGTACTTGGACCACTCCTGGAAGGTGATCTGCTCGTCGTGCGAGACGACCGGCAGGTTGTTGTCGGCGTGGGCGGGCGCCGTCACACCGGCGAGGGCGAGCGCGGCGGTGCCGATGAGGGCGACCGCACGCAGGACTGGTCTGACCATGTGCACTCCGTTGGGTGGGTAGGGATGGATCACCAGTTGGTGGAACCGGCCACGGCGGGCCAGGCCACGTCGGTCGGTTTGATCAGGTAGACGACGCCGCCGGAGCCGCTGCCGGTGCCGCCGCTCGCGGTGGTACGCCGGGTCCGCTGCCAGATCTGCTCGAACTGGTCGCGCCGGTAGACGTGCCGGACGGCGGCGTCGCTGGGCGAGGCCGGGTCGTTGGCGATCACGTCGCCGGTGGCCGTGAAGCCGACCACCACCATGAGGTGCCCCGCCGTGCCGTAGCCCGCCCCGTCCAGCTCGCTGGCGAGGAAGGACTGGCTGGTCACCACGGGGATGCCGGCGGCGATGAAGTGCTCCAGCTCGTCCAGCGAGTGCAGCCGGGTCACCTTGGCCTCCAGGCCCGGGAAGCCGGCCGCGTACGCCGTGTTGAACGGCCAGTTGCCGGTGCCGCCGTACTGCCAGTCGTAGGCCATCCGGGCGGCGTGGTCGACGGTCGGGTCGGCGTAGCCCGGGTCCACCCAGGAGGTGTCGGCCGGGGAGGGTTTGCGGCCCCAGTACTCGACCACCATCTCGGTGGAGGTGGGCGAGCACCACGCCTCGCCGCCGCCGCCGTACTCCGGGTACTGGCCGGCGTGGATGTTCTGCGAGTAGCGCGGCACGGCCAGCTCGGTGCCCCAGGCGATGTGCCCGGCGCTGGGTGCGACGGTGAACCGGTCCGGCACGTTCGAGCTCATCGCGCCGACCGAGCGGAGCACCGGCGTGGCGGTCGACGCCGGGTCCCGGTAGAGGGTCACCCGCAGCTGGTACGCCCGCAGCAGCATTCCGGCGGACGGGTTGGTGATCGCGAAGGTGTCGGTCAGGACGCTGGAGGTCTTGTCGCCCTGCCGGTCGACGCTGGTGCGGCGGATGTCCCCGTCGCCGGAGGCCCAGCGGCCCATGACGTACCAGGGGGTGCGGGTGCCGCTCGTGTAGGTGCCCTGGAGTTCGACCTGGAGCCAGGTGCCGGCCGGGGTGTCGGCGTTCCACGAGGTGACCAGCTCGGTGGCGGAGAAGCCGACCTGGGTGAGCGGAGAGGTCCACGTCCCGTAGGCCCAGGTGCGCCGGGTGTTGCTGTGCGGGTCCTTGTAGAGGATGGTGCCGACCGGGGTGGCCAGGGTGAGGCCGGCCGCCGTGCCGGTGGTGCCGGCGGCGGTGCCGGTCGACCAGGCCGGGCCGGACCAGCCCTGCCAGGTGATCTGCTCGTCGTGCGTGACGGTGGTGGTGGTCGCGCCGGCCGGCGCGGTGGTGCCGAGGAGGGCGAGCGTGGTGGCGCCGGCCACGGCGGCCGTGCGCAGGGATGTCCGGTCCATGGCAGCTCCTCCAGGTGAACCGCATCGTTGCCGTTCACTGTCGCGCCTGGAGGGAAGTTTCGCCAGAGGTTCAGGCATGGAAAATCATTGCCGGGGTGAGGATGCGGTCGGGATGGAACGACGACAGTGATGAATGTTGATATGACCATGTGACTCCTGGTGAAGTGTGCGGACAACGGGACCGCCCGTACCCCGAGGAGGTTGTCCATGGCCCTCCGCACGTCCCCGCTCCGCCGCCGGCTGGCCCTCGCCGCCGCCGCCGGCCTGACCCTCGTCGCCGCGATCACCGGCCCGGCCGCCGCCCGGCCCGCGCCGGACGGCGAACCGGCCGCCGTCGCCTACCGGGTGCTCGGCCCGCGTACGGTCGCCGACCGCAGTGCCGTGGCCCGCACCGGCGCGGCGATCGACCACTCCGAACACGGCGTACTGCACGTCACGGCCACCACCGCCGAGGCCGCCGCCATCACCCGGCTCGGCTTCCGGCTGGAGAAGGACGTCGCCCCGGCCCCGGCCGCCGGAGCCGTCGCCTACGCCTTCCCGCCCGCCGACTCGAACTACCACGACTACGCCGAGTTGACCGCGGTGGTGAACACGGTCGTCGCCGACCACCCGGCCATCGCCCGCAAGCTCAGCATCGGGCGGTCCTACCAGGGCCGGGACCTGATGGCCGTGAAGATCTCCGACAACGTCGGCACGGACGAGAGCGAGCCGGAGATCCTCTTCAACGCCCAGCAGCACGCCCGCGAGCACCTGACCGTCGAGATGGCGATCTACCTGCTCAACCTGTTCACCGACAACTACGGCAGCGACTCCCGGATCACCAACCTCGTCAACTCGCGGGAGATCTGGATCGTCCCCACGGTCAACCCGGACGGCAGCGAGTACGACATCGCCACCGGCTCCTACCGCTCGTGGCGGAAGAACCGGCAGCCGAACAGCGGCTCGACGGCCGTCGGCACCGACCTGAACCGGAACTGGTCCTACCAGTGGGGCTGCTGCGGCGGCTCGTCCGGCTCGACCTCGTCGGAGACCTACCGCGGGCCGTCCGCCTTCTCCGCCCCCGAGACGGCGGCGCTGCGCTCCTTCGTCAACAGCCGGGTGGTCGGCGGCGTGCAGCAGATCAAAGCGAACATCGACTTCCACACCTACTCGCAGCTGGTGCTCTGGCCGTACGGCTACACGTACAGCAACACCGCCACGGGGATGAACGCCGACCAGTACAACACCTTCGCCACCATCGGGCGGCAGATGGCGTCCAGCAACGGCTACACCCCGGAACAGTCCAGCGACCTCTACATCGCCGACGGCACCAGCATCGACTGGATGTGGGGGACCCACAAGATCTGGGCGTACACCTTCGAGATGTACCCCGGGTCGGCCTCCGGTGGCGGCTTCTACCCGCCCGACGAGGTGATCCCGGCGCAGACCTCCCGCAACCGGGAGGCCGTGCTGCTCCTCTCCGAGTACGCCGACTGCCCGTACCGGGCCATCGGCAAGCAGAGCCAGTACTGCTGACCGCGAACCACGGTGGGGCCTGTCACCCGGGTCCCACCGTGCCTCCCGTCCGGACGATCTCCGCTGGTCATGCGCTACCGTGGCACCGACCACCCCGCAGCGAAGCCGGTGCGAAACCGGCGCTGTCCCGCAACTGTGATGCCCCGCACACGGCGCCGGCCCCGCCCGGCGCCGGCACCTGTGGGGGGACGAGCCAGGTCGCCTGCGGCACGGTCGCGACTCGCGCTCTCGAGGAAGGGCGCCTCGCGGACGGGCCCGCCCAGGTCCCTGTCGGCGAAGCACCACGCTCCTCGACCGACAGGAGGACCGATGTCCAGACGTACCCCCCGGCTCTTCGCCGCCGCCCTCGCGGTCGGCGCCCTGCTCCTCGGCGGCTGCGCCGAGAAGACCTCGAACGACACCCCCGCCAGCGGCGGTGGCTCGCAGGCGGCCGCCTTCCCGGTCACCGTCGGCAAGCTGACCCTGGACAAGCGGCCCGAGAAGATCGTCTCGCTGTCGCCGTCGGCGACCGAGATGCTCTTCGCCATCGGCGCCGGCAAGCAGGTCACCGCCGTGGACGACCAGTCGAACTACCCGCCGGAGGCACCGAAGAGCGACCTCTCCGGCTACCAGCCGAACGCCGAGGCCATCGCCGGCCGCAGCCCCGACCTCGTGGTGCTCGCCAACGACACCAACAAGATCGTCGACCAGCTCACCACGCTGAAGATCCCGGTGCTGCTCACCCCGGCCGCGGCCACTCTGGACGACACGTACCAGCAGATCACCGACCTGGGCAAGCTCACCGGCCACCCGGCCGAGGCGGACGCCGTCACGAAGAAGATGAAGGACGACGTCACCGCCCTCACGAAGGACCTGCCGAAGCGGGCCACGAAGCTCACCTACTACCACGAGCTGGGCCCGGAGCTGTACAGCGCGACCAGCAAGACCTTCATCGGCTCGATCTACGCCCTCGCCGGCCTGGAGAACATCGCCGACCCGGCGGACGCCGACGGGAAGAACGGCGGCTACCCGCAGCTCTCCCAGGAGGTCATCGTCAAGGCGAACCCCGACTTCGTCTTCCTGGCCGACACCAAGTGCTGCAAGCAGACCCCGGAGACGGTCAAGGCCCGCAGCGGCTGGGCCGGCGTCACCGCCGTGAAGAACAACCAGATCGTGGCGTTGGACGACGACATCGCCTCGCGCTGGGGCCCGCGGGTCGTCGACCTGCTCAAGGCGATCGTCGACGCCACCGCCAAGGTCCCGGCCTGACGGTGACCGTGCGACCGGCGGACAACCCGCACCGGCCGGCCGGGACGCCCGACGCGTCCCGGCCCGCCGGCGTGCCCCGCGCAACCCGCCGTGCGCCGGCCGGACCGGATGCGACGGTCCGGCCGGCCGGGCTGCGCACCCGCTGGCTGCTCGCCGGCATCGGCGCGGTGCTGGTCGCCCTGGTGGCCGGCGTCTCGCTCGGCCCGGTCAGCCTGCCGCCGGGCAGCGTCGCCGCCGAACTGCTCAACCTGCTGCCCGGGGTGCACCTCGACAGCGGGCTCACCGAGCGGGAGATCGCCATCGTCACCGAGCTGCGGCTGCCCCGGGTCGTGCTCGGGCTGCTCGTCGGCGCCCTGCTCGCCCTGGCCGGCGGCTGCTACCAGGGCGTCTTCCGCAACCCCCTCGCCGACCCGTACCTGCTCGGGGTGGCGGCCGGGGCTGGGCTCGCGGTGACCGCGGTCATCACGCTGGGCGCCGGTGCGGGCGGGGCGATCACGGGGCTGCCGGTCACCATCCCGCTCGCCGCGTTCGTCGGGTCGCTCGGCGCGGTCGCCATGACGTACGGGCTCGGCGCGGCAGGTGGCAGATCCCGGTCACCGGCCACGCTGATCCTGGCCGGGGTGGCGGTCTCGGCGTTCCTCTCCGCCGGGCAGACGTACCTGCTGCAACGGCACTCCGACAGCATCCAGCAGGTCTACTCCTGGCTGCTCGGCCGGCTGGCCACCGCCGGCTGGCACGACGTCCGGCTGGTCCTGCCCTACTTCGTGCTCACCGCCGTGGTGGTGCTCCTGCACCGGCGCGAGCTGGACGTGCTCTCCGTCGGCGACGACGAGGCCACCAGCCTCGGGCTGCACCCGCAGCGCTCCCGCTACCTGCTGATCGCCGCCGCCTCGCTGGGCACCGCCGCCGCGGTCTCCGCCTCCGGCCTGATCGGCTTCGTCGGCATCATCGTGCCGCACACCGTACGGCTGCTCGCCGGGTCCAGCTACCGGGTGATCCTGCCCCTGTCGATGCTCTTCGGCGGGGCGTTCCTGGCGCTGACCGACGTGGTCGCCCGCACCGCCGCGGCCCCCGCCGAGGTCCCCATCGGCGTGGTCACCGCGCTGCTCGGCGGCCCGTTCTTCGTGCTGGTCCTGCGTACCGCCCGCCGGGTGCTGACATGACCGCCCCCGCCGTGGAGCTGCGCGACCTCCGGGTCGAGCTGGGTGGCAACCCGATCCTGGCCGGCGTCGACCTGACGGTCGCGGTGGGCGAGTGGGTCACCGTGATCGGCCCGAACGGCGCCGGCAAGTCGACCCTGCTGCGCGCCGTCGGCGGCCTGCTGCCCGCGCCGGGCGCGGTCTCCCTCTTCGGTACGCCGATCAACTCCCTCCGCCGCCGCGACCGGGCCCGGGTGGTGGCCACCGTGGCGCAGTCCCCGGTGGTGCCGGCCGGCATGTCGGTCTTCGACTACGTGCTGCTGGGGCGCACCCCGTACATCCCGGCGCTGGGCCGGGAGTCGGCGGCCGACCTGGCCGCCGTGCACGAGGTGCTGGACGGGCTCGACCTGGGCGGGTTCGGGCGCCGCGAGCTGGCCACGCTCTCCGGTGGCGAGCGGCAGCGGGTCTTCCTGGCCCGGGCGCTGGCCCAGGGCGCCACCCTGCTGCTGCTCGACGAGCCCACGAGCGCCCTGGACATCGGCCACCAGCAGGAGGTGCTGGAGCTGGTCGACCAGCTCCGCCGCGAGCACGACCTCACGGTGCTCGCCACCATGCACGACCTCTCCATCGCCGGCGAGTACGCCGACCGCCTGGTCCTGCTCGCCGACGGCCGGGTCGCCGCGGCCGGCCCGCCGCAGGAGGTCCTCACCGAGACCATGCTGGCCCGCCACTACCGCGCCAACGTCCGCGTCATCCCCGGCGACCACGGCCCCCTGGTAGTCCCCGTCCGCCCCCGCTGACCCGACCCACCCGCGATCTTGCACTTTGTGCCCCGACGAAAGGGGCGTACACCGCGTTGCGAGGGCCGCAACTGCACGATCGGCGAGAGCGGGAGCCGAGAGCCCGCGCGCGGGTCAGGGTGCTCGTCAGCGGAGGGCTGTGACGGAGAACAGGGCGCCCTGGGGGTCGCGGAGCGCGGCGCTGCGGCCGGCCGGGTTGTCCCGGGGCGGCACGAGGATGGTGCCGCCCAGCTCGGCGGCCCGGGCCGCCGTGGCGTCCGCGTCCTCGACCGCGAAGTAGACCGACCAGTACGCCGGCAGGTCCTCGGGCAGCGGCTCCAGCTGGGGCAGCATGCCCGCGACGATCCGGGCGCCGCACCGCCACCCCGTGTAGGTGACCGGGCCGGCCGCCCGCTCCTCGGGATGCCAGCCGAAGACCAGCGCGTAGAAGTCCTTCGCCCCCTCGGGGTCGGGCGTCACCAGCTCGTTCCAGCACATCGAGCCCGGGGCGTTGAACAGCTCCGCCCCACGCATGGCCATCGGCTGCCAGACGCTGAACACCGCACCGGCGGGATCCGAGAGGACCGCCATCCGGCCCTGGTCGAGGACGTCGAACGGGGAGACGACCACCTGACCGCCGGCCGCCTCCACCCGGGTGGCGACCAGGTCGGCGTCGTCGGTCGCCACGTACGTCGACCAGACCGGCACCTGGTCCTCGGCGGCGGGCGGCCCGGCACCGGCGACGGCCCGGCCGTCCTTGAGGAACGTGGTGTAGCCACCGGCGGTGGGCTCTGCGGCCATCCGGCCGGTCCAGCCGAACAGCTCCGGGTAGAACCGCTTCGCGTCGTCCAGCCCGGGTGTGGCCAGGTCGGCCCAGCAGGGCGTGCCGGGCTCCACGCCGTCCACGCTGACCCCTCTCGCCGGGAGCGGCCCCGGTGGCACGCCCTGCCGGAATCGTGGCACCGTCCCACCGGCCGCCGGGCCGGATTCGGACAAAAGGTCAGGTGAAGCGGCGTCCCTCGTCCCGCCGGTACGCCCACCCGGCGACCGCCGCGAGCGCCACCACCCAGACGCCGAGCATGACCATGGAGACCGGGTTCGGCCGCCAGTCGGTCACAGCCGCCCACATCAGCTCCAGTGCACCGCGGGTGGGCAGGTAGGGCGCGATCGCGTCGACGAAGCCGGGCGCGTTGTCCGGGCCGAAGAGCAGTCCGCCGCCGAAGGCGAGCGGGAAGAAGATGAGCTGAGCGACCACGATCGCCGCCTTGCTCGGCAGCGAGTAACCGATGGCCAGCCCGAGCAGCGTGAACGGGATCGAGATCAGCGCCACCCCGCCGGCGGCGAGCAGGAACTGCGCCGGGGTGACCCGGGCCGCGGTGGCCACCGCCGCGATCACCACCACCGGGAGCATGGAGAAGTAGGTGATGGCCAGACCGGCCAGGATCCGGCCGGCGAAGCGCGGGCCAGGCCCGGCGGGCAGGGTCCGGCTGTACACGCTCCACGGCTGGTCGCGGTCCTCAGCGACGCCGATCCCGTACTGGAAGATGTTGGCGCTCATCACCGCGAAGGTGACCATCGCGGCGGTGGCGTAGGTGGCGGCGGTGGGATCGTCACCGGCGAACGGCACGACGAAGAAGAGCATCGTGGCGGCCGGGAAGAACGCGCTGCCGAAGATCGCGACCGGGATCCGGACGATCTCCAGGAGCTGGTAGCGGGCGTGGACCAGGGCGAGCGGCACGGTGTCTCCTAGGCGGGGGTGGGTGCGGGCCGGTCGCCGGCGGTCAGCGCGAGGAACGCCTCCTCCAGCGAGGTGGGCCGGACCTCCAGGTCGCGGAACGTCACGCCGGCCGTGACCAGGTCCCGGACGAGCTGGTCGGCGTCGGCGGTGAGCAGGTGGGTGCGTCCCTCGGTCTGCTCGGTGGCCAGGACACCGGGCAGCGGCGGCAGGTCGTCGGCGACCAGGCTGACCCGGCGTACGCCCACGATGCCGCGGATCGCCGCCACCGAGTCGTCGGCGAGGACGCGGCCCTGCCCGATCACCACCACCCGCTGCGCCAGCGCCTCCACCTCCTCCAGATAGTGGCTGCTCAGGAGGACCGTGCCGCCCTCGGCGTGGAAGCCGCGTACGGCCTCCCACAGGGTGTGCCGGGCCTCCACGTCCAGCCCGGTGGTGGGTTCGTCGAGGACCACGAGCCGGGGCCGGCCGACGAAGGCGAGCGCCACCGCCAGCCGGCGGCGCTGCCCGCCGGAGAGGCCACCGGTCTGCCGGCGCACCTGGTCGGCCAGGCCGAACCGGGCGAGCAGCTCGTCCCGGGGCACCGGGTCGGGGAAGTGCGCGGAGACGAAGTCGACGACCTCGCCGACCCGCAGGGTGCCCGGCAGGCCGGTCTCCTGCGGGGTCACCCCGAGCTGCCGCCGGCTCGCGTGGTCGCGCGGGTCGCCGCCGAACAGCTCGACCCGGCCGGCGGTGGGGCGGCGCAGCCCGATCAGCAGGTTGAGCAGGGTGCTCTTGCCGGCGCCGTTCGGGCCGAGCAGGCCCACCAGCTCTCCGGCGCGGACGGTCAGGTCGACCCGGTCCAGGGCCAGCACCTCGCCGTAGCGGCGGCTGACCTGGTCGGCGCGGGCCAGGATCATCGTCGGGCTCCTCAGGGTTGCGGTCCCGGGCGGGCGTGCCGTCCCCTGTCTACCGTGCCGGTGCCAGTTC is from Micromonospora terminaliae and encodes:
- the mqnE gene encoding aminofutalosine synthase MqnE — translated: MDAGLKRELEAKVYAGERLTREDGIALYESDDLAWLGRLAHHKRTELNGDRVMFNVNRHLNLTNVCSASCAYCSFQRKPGEKDAYTMRIDEAVRKAKEMEDEQLTELHIVNGLHPTLPWRYYPKVLRELKAALPKVNLKAFTATEVQWFEKISGLGADQILDELMDAGLESLTGGGAEIFDWEVRQHIVDHACHWEDWSRIHRLAHSKGMKTPSTMLYGHIEEPRHRVDHVLRLRELQDETGGFQVFIPLRYQHDFVDSADGKVRNRIQAQTTMASPAESLKTFAVSRLLFDNVPHVKCFWVMHGLSVAQLSLNFGVDDLDGSVVEYKITHDADSYGTPNTMHREDLLDLIWDAGFRPVERNTRYEIVREYDAAPSLAERRAEPQQVWA
- a CDS encoding DUF4229 domain-containing protein, producing MSAAVKYTLGRIGLFVGVLAALWFVEMNMFLRLMLALVFSAALSFFLLRGWRDEMAGEMAEASERRRAEKDRLRSALAGEDQAERSDERRES
- a CDS encoding C39 family peptidase gives rise to the protein MVRPVLRAVALIGTAALALAGVTAPAHADNNLPVVSHDEQITFQEWSKYPDWSGGTHQGTYAIPGHRTGITIGQPAGTTEFTDEHTGTTRTWEYATWTSPERQVGFDASELVASWNAATPAGTWIQVELHGTYNNGQHTDEGAGRDGWYVMGRWASGDQDIKRSTLDGQGDPWSTIWTDTFSIDNAKAGVLLRSYQLRLTLYRAPGQTASPRVWMLGAMSSNVPDRFTVAPSKGGIAWGTELAVPRYSQNVHIGEYPEFDNGGEAWCSPTSTEMVVEYWGRKPSAEDTAWVDPSYADPTVDHAARMTYDYEYEGAGNWPFNTAYAASFPGLDARVTRMHSLDEVERFIKAGIPVITSQSFLASELDTANYGTSGHLFVIVGFTADGDVIVNDPASSSNDAVRNVYKREQFEQIWLRTKRYRANGTVASGSGGIAYLIKPTDKAWPVVPGSTNW
- a CDS encoding C39 family peptidase is translated as MDRTSLRTAAVAGATTLALLGTTAPAGATTTTVTHDEQITWQGWSGPAWSTGTAAGTTGTAAGLTLATPVGTILYKDPHSNTRRTWAYGTWTSPLTQVGFSATELVTSWNADTPAGTWLQVELQGTYTSGTRTPWYVMGRWASGDGDIRRTSVDRQGDKTSSVLTDTFAITNPSAGMLLRAYQLRVTLYRDPASTATPVLRSVGAMSSNVPDRFTVAPSAGHIAWGTELAVPRYSQNIHAGQYPEYGGGGEAWCSPTSTEMVVEYWGRKPSPADTSWVDPGYADPTVDHAARMAYDWQYGGTGNWPFNTAYAAGFPGLEAKVTRLHSLDELEHFIAAGIPVVTSQSFLASELDGAGYGTAGHLMVVVGFTATGDVIANDPASPSDAAVRHVYRRDQFEQIWQRTRRTTASGGTGSGSGGVVYLIKPTDVAWPAVAGSTNW
- a CDS encoding ABC transporter substrate-binding protein: MSRRTPRLFAAALAVGALLLGGCAEKTSNDTPASGGGSQAAAFPVTVGKLTLDKRPEKIVSLSPSATEMLFAIGAGKQVTAVDDQSNYPPEAPKSDLSGYQPNAEAIAGRSPDLVVLANDTNKIVDQLTTLKIPVLLTPAAATLDDTYQQITDLGKLTGHPAEADAVTKKMKDDVTALTKDLPKRATKLTYYHELGPELYSATSKTFIGSIYALAGLENIADPADADGKNGGYPQLSQEVIVKANPDFVFLADTKCCKQTPETVKARSGWAGVTAVKNNQIVALDDDIASRWGPRVVDLLKAIVDATAKVPA
- a CDS encoding FecCD family ABC transporter permease; amino-acid sequence: MPRATRRAPAGPDATVRPAGLRTRWLLAGIGAVLVALVAGVSLGPVSLPPGSVAAELLNLLPGVHLDSGLTEREIAIVTELRLPRVVLGLLVGALLALAGGCYQGVFRNPLADPYLLGVAAGAGLAVTAVITLGAGAGGAITGLPVTIPLAAFVGSLGAVAMTYGLGAAGGRSRSPATLILAGVAVSAFLSAGQTYLLQRHSDSIQQVYSWLLGRLATAGWHDVRLVLPYFVLTAVVVLLHRRELDVLSVGDDEATSLGLHPQRSRYLLIAAASLGTAAAVSASGLIGFVGIIVPHTVRLLAGSSYRVILPLSMLFGGAFLALTDVVARTAAAPAEVPIGVVTALLGGPFFVLVLRTARRVLT
- a CDS encoding ABC transporter ATP-binding protein produces the protein MTAPAVELRDLRVELGGNPILAGVDLTVAVGEWVTVIGPNGAGKSTLLRAVGGLLPAPGAVSLFGTPINSLRRRDRARVVATVAQSPVVPAGMSVFDYVLLGRTPYIPALGRESAADLAAVHEVLDGLDLGGFGRRELATLSGGERQRVFLARALAQGATLLLLDEPTSALDIGHQQEVLELVDQLRREHDLTVLATMHDLSIAGEYADRLVLLADGRVAAAGPPQEVLTETMLARHYRANVRVIPGDHGPLVVPVRPR
- a CDS encoding VOC family protein, which encodes MDGVEPGTPCWADLATPGLDDAKRFYPELFGWTGRMAAEPTAGGYTTFLKDGRAVAGAGPPAAEDQVPVWSTYVATDDADLVATRVEAAGGQVVVSPFDVLDQGRMAVLSDPAGAVFSVWQPMAMRGAELFNAPGSMCWNELVTPDPEGAKDFYALVFGWHPEERAAGPVTYTGWRCGARIVAGMLPQLEPLPEDLPAYWSVYFAVEDADATAARAAELGGTILVPPRDNPAGRSAALRDPQGALFSVTALR
- a CDS encoding ABC transporter permease, which codes for MPLALVHARYQLLEIVRIPVAIFGSAFFPAATMLFFVVPFAGDDPTAATYATAAMVTFAVMSANIFQYGIGVAEDRDQPWSVYSRTLPAGPGPRFAGRILAGLAITYFSMLPVVVIAAVATAARVTPAQFLLAAGGVALISIPFTLLGLAIGYSLPSKAAIVVAQLIFFPLAFGGGLLFGPDNAPGFVDAIAPYLPTRGALELMWAAVTDWRPNPVSMVMLGVWVVALAAVAGWAYRRDEGRRFT